A single genomic interval of Zea mays cultivar B73 unplaced genomic scaffold, Zm-B73-REFERENCE-NAM-5.0 scaffold_539, whole genome shotgun sequence harbors:
- the LOC111591161 gene encoding uncharacterized protein, which produces MRKIFLMFILIIPLISKDGLSQSGDFSMTEYCSRRTVNQYALPSDTNIQFFHTQLQFDVFWGTLVDTNFHKHQVIDWSFLLSQSVMEGLIPKFEACGLYQFMGQRTDFNEMAVKQFLATSEIDIAEESITWMTGFKRYSASFADFAAANSLNYGTISAGVDLYTEDNFEDFVQFYEPARLGIPRRFGETAGLRHHPAVINKIARVTILPKSGDKSKIREKFWNIIHHIMNGEVMNIVLFMMRQLNDLKMDKNQNLAYAPYIMALIKSKTRFEGPCEIVHTPFRPFKNEIGFLTRPLTPFPDDEEDPGYEGGAAPNVEEQQMPPPPPPPQPQHYWEPAPGYFDPYFHNMQQGLEAHIDTRFEGLMSHVDHRLDDMRSRFDDNWDVLNSEFSDLRDHIHTNVTDPIMSRLNNMQQSFQDNMGALSSQFDNLSTTDNMHDISQRQQQLQQDFDQFSSLFDTFRTHYYHMHPPPSDQ; this is translated from the coding sequence atgcggaagattttcctcatgttcatcctgattatcccattgatatccaaggatggactttccCAAAGCGGAGATTTTTCTATGACTGAGTACTGCTCTCGACGGACTGTGAATCAGTATGCTCTGCCATCAGATACCAACATCCAGTTTTTCCACAcgcagctgcagtttgatgttttctggggcaccctggtggatactaatttccataagcatcaggtgattgattggtcattcctgctcagtcaatcagtcatggagggtttGATCCCTAAGTTTGAGGCATGCGGactatatcagtttatggggcagcgcACAGATTTTAATGAAATGGCTgttaagcaattcttggctacctcagagattgatattgcagaagaatccatcacctggatgactggcttcaagcgctactctgcttcttttgctgactttgcagctgccaacagtctgaactatggcaccatttctgctggagtggatctttatactgaagacaattttgaggattttgtgcagttttatgagccagccagacTTGGTATACCCAGGAGATTTGGtgagacagcaggactcagacatcatcctgctgtcatcaacaagattgccagagtcaccatccttcccaagagtggtgataagagtaaaatcaGGGAGAAGTTCTGGAACATAATTCATCACATTATGAATGGAgaagtcatgaacattgttcttttcatgatgaggcagcttaatgatttaaagatggacaagaatcaaaacttggcatatgctccatacattatggctcttatcaaatccaagacaagatttgagggcccatgtgagattgtccacactccattcaggccttttaagaatgagatagggtttctcaccaggccactcactccattcccagatgatgaggaagaccctggctatgagggtggagcagcgcctaatgttgaggaacagcagatgcctcctcctccacctcctcctcagcctcagcactattgggagcctgctccaggatattttgatccttattttcacaacatgcagcaagggctggaggctcatattgatactcgatttgaggggttgatgtcacatgtggatcaccgcctcgatgacatgcgGTCTCGCTTTGACGACAACTGGGATGtgctcaactctgaattttctgaccttcgtgatcacattcacactaatgtcactgatcccatcatgtcaaggctgaataatatgcaacaaagctttcaagataacatgggtgctctctccagtcagtttgataatctttctacaactgacaacatgcatgatatcagtcagaggcagcagcagctccagcaggactttgaccagttctcctccctgtttgacaccttccGCACTCATTATTAccacatgcatcctccgccgagtgatcagtaa